The following coding sequences are from one Polyodon spathula isolate WHYD16114869_AA chromosome 7, ASM1765450v1, whole genome shotgun sequence window:
- the LOC121317943 gene encoding DNA-(apurinic or apyrimidinic site) endonuclease-like: MSKRAKKKEARVEDAEPDNGAGSEAKRSKKAGGKAVKEPAAPVLYEDSPDKLSTPDGRATNLKISSWNVDMLRAWVKKNGLDWVREEDPDIICLQETKCSEKALPADIADMPEYPHKYWAASDEKEGYSGVAMLCKTKPISVTFGIGKEEHDKEGRVITAEFPSYFLVTAYVPNAGRSLVRLDYRKGWDVDFRAYLTELDQRKPLILCGDLNVAHQELDLKNHKTNRKSPGFTPEERQGFSALLAAGFVDSFRHLYPERPGAFTFWTYMMNSRSKNVGWRLDFYVLSQALLQNLCDSKIRSKVMGSDHCLITLHMTL, encoded by the exons GCTCGGAGGCTAAGCGCAGTAAGAAGGCAGGAGGGAAAGCAGTCAAGGAGCCGGCAGCCCCAGTGCTGTACGAGGACTCTCCAGATAAACTGAGCACCCCAGACGGCCGAGCCACCAATTTGAAAATCAGCTCCTGGAACGTGGACATGCTGCGTGCCTGGGTCAAGAAGAACGGTCTCGAC TGGGTGAGGGAAGAGGACCCTGATATCATCTGCCTTCAGGAAACGAAGTGTTCTGAGAAAGCTCTGCCCGCTGATATCGCAGACATGCCTGAATACCCACACAAGTACTGGGCTGCTTCTGACGAGAAGGAGGGCTACAGTGGGGTGGCCATGCTCTGCAAGACCAAGCCCATCAGCGTGACCTTCGGAATCG GCAAGGAGGAGCACGATAAGGAAGGCCGGGTTATCACGGCAGAGTTCCCTTCCTACTTCCTGGTGACGGCCTACGTTCCCAACGCTGGCCGCAGCCTGGTCCGGCTGGACTACCGCAAGGGCTGGGATGTGGATTTCAGAGCCTACCTCACAGAGCTGGACCAGCGCAAGCCCCTCATCCTGTGCGGGGATCTCAATGTAGCCCACCAGGAGCTCGACcttaaaaatcacaaaaccaaCCGCAAGAGCCCTGGCTTCACCCCCGAAGAGCGGCAGGGCTTCAGCGCTCTCCTGGCCGCGGGCTTCGTGGACAGCTTTCGCCATCTCTACCCAGAGCGCCCAGGTGCCTTCACCTTCTGGACCTACATGATGAACTCACGCAGCAAGAATGTGGGCTGGAGGCTTGACTTCTATGTGCTGTCCCAGGCCCTGCTGCAGAACCTCTGTGACAGCAAGATCAGGTCTAAGGTCATGGGCAGCGACCACTGCctcatcacactgcacatgaccctgtga